The Salarias fasciatus chromosome 11, fSalaFa1.1, whole genome shotgun sequence genomic interval ACCTTGACTATCAGTAAAAAATGTGGGAGTGTATTATTCTGCAGATGTTTGAAGTAACATATCGCAgttaatatataaaatataatagAAGTCTATATATTCTACTGACTGCTGAAAAGCAGTCATTATTAGCTGCAAACTTCAGCATAAAACCTGTCACATTCAAATCATCTAACAACTTCCTCCGATAACTTTAAGAGTGACATTCTCAAGCAACTGCTTATATTTCTTTCAATCACCAGTAAAGTAGCACATGTACTTTCTGAAGAAGTGACTAATAACTGTAATCATGTGCTAACTTTGACCAGCCAGTGCAACGGCACATGCACATTTCATCGTTCTGATGTCAAAGCCCTTCTCTGTTTGTGTTGCCATCTTTCAGAATAAATTGTGACTCTCCATCCAGCAAGCTGGGGGATCTCTCCTGCATTCCTCCCTGTTTGTCGTCATGGTGCCAGCAGGACAGCTCCACTGTATAAAAGGGCCTCCTCTCCTGAGCCCTGAGCAAGAACGACAAAGAGAATCCAACCTTCTGCTTCACCACAGCCAGAGAGGAGGGCCGATCAGACCCTGATCCGCAGGACTCAGATCAGCTCCACGCGTCTGAaattaaagcacattttttttagaCTGCAGACTTCTTTTGATTCTGCTTAAAGGAAGATGGCAAATCTGTCAGATAGAAcccttttcattttctttgcttCAGCACAGGTAAGCATTACATCAGTAAATGACTGTTATTGCATTTGAACTGAgaaaatgttgacttttttaaatttcttacTGCTGGTAGCCAATAGGTTGTGAGCacattcttattatttttttttttttcatagaatGATTTAAGATCAGATGACTTGAGGGCgttcatttttatatttgtgaaatatgcatttaaaaaatattgaattgtaTCAGAAACTATTTAAGCACATCATTTGTAAATGATAGCACCTTTTTATCAACTGAAGATCTTTACAATTAAGCAATAATTGCAGGAAGAGTTTTACAGCACATGCCTTTTTCAACGACACCCAACATTACATTTGGCCTTTTGATTTTTACTAGAAATTTTATGATACAATTTGGGTTGCAGTACAAAATGTAATCCCACATGACTAGAGTTGGGAGATGTGATTCACTGAAACGTGTAAAACAACAAATCCTGTTCTCTTTGCAGATTTTTACACTTGTCTGCTGTCAGATGTGTCCCCGGAGATGCCAGTGCCCTAAAGAGCCGCCGGCGTGTCTCCCCGGGGTGCCCCTGATTCTGGATGACTGTGCCTGCTGCCTGGTGTGTGCTGGCCAAAAAGGACAGGCATGCTCTGATATGAACCCATGTGACACTCGCAGAGGGCTGCAGTGTGACTACACAGCTGACATCCACAAGAGGACGGGAGTCTGCAATGGTGAGGGGACTGCTGCTTTGGATATTGTACTTATTTACCACTGTTTCTTGAGTAGTAGATAGTCTGTATCCCACCCTGCCTTAAACTCTTTTCTCCTTCCCCTAGTTCATAAGGGGAACGTGTGTGTTGTGGACGGCTCTGTCTACTACAACGGACAGACCTTCTTCCCCAGCTGTAAGTACCAGTGCATGTGCTACGACGGGCAGATCGCCTGCGTGCCGCGCTGCAACGTGGACGTCATGCTGCCCGGGCCGGACTGCCCCATGCCCCGCAGGGTCCAGGTTCCCGGGGAGTGCTGTGAGAAGTGGGTGTGTGAGCCCCAAGTCGAAGCCAGCGCGCTGGGCGGCTTCGCCATGGCGGGTAAGCAGACTGCGAGTCCTGATGAAACACACGCTGTGTGCAGACATTCCTCAGTGACGAAGGTGTCACTGTAGTGTGAGACGGCCTACAGTAGCAGTGAAACAAAGGAAGAGCGGAAAGAAGCAAAAGAAGCAGGAATTTAGATGTGAAACACATGCTATACTTCTTCATAAAGTTTTATGGTGATGTTTCTTGAGATCCTTTTTCCAGAATCAAACCTtctgtacctgtgtgtgtgtttttttagcCTATCGGCAGGAGGAGACGGTGAGCTTTGACAGCTGGGATCCCAGCCTGAACTGCATTgagcagaccacagagtggggCGCCTGCTCTCGGACGTGTGGCATGGGGGTGTCCACCAGGGTCACCAACAAGAACCAGGCGTGTGAGATGGTGAAGCAGAGTCGGCTGTGTATGATCAGACCGTGTGACGAGCAGCAGGAGCATCTGGCACTACTTGCACCAAAGGTATGGTTCGTCTAGATCTTCAAGAGGAAGTTTCTAATTCTGGGTGTGAATGACTTGAAGACTTCCTGCAGTTGTGTGCCGATCATTCAGTTCCCGTATCT includes:
- the LOC115396505 gene encoding CCN family member 3-like; its protein translation is MANLSDRTLFIFFASAQIFTLVCCQMCPRRCQCPKEPPACLPGVPLILDDCACCLVCAGQKGQACSDMNPCDTRRGLQCDYTADIHKRTGVCNVHKGNVCVVDGSVYYNGQTFFPSCKYQCMCYDGQIACVPRCNVDVMLPGPDCPMPRRVQVPGECCEKWVCEPQVEASALGGFAMAAYRQEETVSFDSWDPSLNCIEQTTEWGACSRTCGMGVSTRVTNKNQACEMVKQSRLCMIRPCDEQQEHLALLAPKRGSKCQRIARSEQAVHLSHNNCTSVLAYKPRYCGSCTDGRCCTPHRTKTVLVEFQCAHSKSVRRPVMAILSCVCHSHCPRDNTVWQPSQLPYGGTI